The proteins below are encoded in one region of Mycobacterium shinjukuense:
- a CDS encoding lipase maturation factor family protein translates to MGWFSAPDYWLGRWLLERGTATIYLIAFVAAARQFRPLIGERGMLPVPAYLEGRSFWRTPSLFHLHYSDRLFAGVSWLGAAVAAAIVAGAADLAPLWAAMLMWLTLWVLYLSIVNVGQTWYGFGWESLLLETGFLMIFLGNGRIAPPLLTLWLARWLLFRVEFGAGLIKLRGDPCWRNLTCLYYHHETQPMPGPLSWFFHHLPKPLHRIEVAGNHFAQLVVPFGLFAPQPVASVAAAIVIVTQLWLVASGNFAWLNWLTIILACGTIDDASAAALVPIPTHSPVSGPPLWFAVLVMAFTVTVLVLSYWPVRNMASSRQRMNMSFNPFHLVNTYGAFGSIGRIRHEVVIEGTDEAEITEHTVWKEYGFKGKPGAVRRLPPQWAPYHLRLDWLMWFAAISPGYALPWMTPLLTRLLRNDPPTLRLLRHNPFPDAPPRYVRAQLYEYRFTTAAELRRDHAWWHRTLVGHYVPPVSLRKVRHG, encoded by the coding sequence ATGGGATGGTTTTCGGCACCCGACTACTGGCTGGGCCGATGGCTGCTGGAGCGCGGCACGGCGACCATCTATCTGATTGCGTTCGTCGCGGCTGCTCGGCAGTTCCGACCACTCATCGGGGAACGCGGGATGCTACCGGTCCCAGCGTATTTGGAGGGGCGATCCTTCTGGCGAACTCCGAGCCTGTTTCATCTGCACTACTCCGATCGGCTGTTCGCAGGCGTCTCGTGGTTGGGCGCGGCGGTGGCGGCGGCGATCGTCGCCGGTGCCGCCGACCTTGCGCCGTTGTGGGCGGCGATGCTGATGTGGTTGACGCTGTGGGTGCTCTACCTGTCGATCGTCAACGTCGGGCAGACGTGGTACGGGTTTGGCTGGGAGTCCTTGTTACTCGAAACCGGATTCCTGATGATCTTCCTGGGCAACGGCCGAATTGCCCCACCATTGCTGACGTTGTGGCTGGCGCGCTGGCTGCTGTTCCGGGTCGAGTTTGGCGCCGGACTGATCAAGCTGCGCGGCGACCCGTGCTGGCGGAACCTGACATGCCTGTACTACCACCACGAAACTCAGCCGATGCCCGGGCCGCTGAGCTGGTTCTTCCATCATCTGCCCAAGCCGCTGCACCGGATTGAGGTGGCGGGCAACCATTTTGCCCAGCTGGTAGTCCCGTTTGGGTTGTTTGCTCCGCAACCGGTGGCGAGCGTGGCCGCGGCGATCGTCATCGTCACCCAGCTGTGGTTGGTGGCGTCCGGAAACTTCGCCTGGCTGAACTGGCTGACAATCATTCTGGCGTGCGGCACCATCGACGACGCGTCGGCCGCGGCGTTGGTGCCGATCCCGACGCACTCGCCTGTTTCGGGCCCGCCACTGTGGTTCGCCGTACTGGTGATGGCGTTCACGGTGACGGTGCTGGTTCTGAGCTATTGGCCGGTGCGCAACATGGCGTCGTCGCGCCAGCGAATGAACATGTCGTTCAACCCCTTTCATTTGGTGAACACCTATGGCGCATTCGGCAGCATCGGGCGGATCCGTCATGAGGTGGTGATCGAAGGCACCGATGAGGCTGAGATCACCGAGCACACGGTGTGGAAGGAGTACGGGTTCAAGGGCAAGCCCGGTGCCGTGCGGCGGCTGCCACCGCAATGGGCCCCCTATCATCTGCGGTTGGATTGGCTGATGTGGTTCGCCGCCATCTCGCCGGGGTATGCGCTGCCGTGGATGACGCCGCTGCTGACGCGGCTATTGCGCAACGATCCACCGACACTGCGCCTGCTGCGCCACAATCCGTTCCCCGACGCCCCGCCCCGGTATGTGCGGGCCCAGCTCTACGAGTACCGGTTCACGACGGCAGCCGAGCTGCGGCGCGATCACGCATGGTGGCATCGCACGCTGGTTGGGCACTATGTCCCGCCGGTGTCGCTGCGGAAGGTCCGGCACGGGTGA